The Podarcis raffonei isolate rPodRaf1 chromosome 2, rPodRaf1.pri, whole genome shotgun sequence genome window below encodes:
- the DNAJC22 gene encoding dnaJ homolog subfamily C member 22, with the protein MMAKRLLVAIALWALGGPSGLHHLYLGRDNHALLWMLTLGGFGMGWLWELWLLPGWVAQANRTLELPRDGPPPFSPVRFLGQASVGIYFGLVALMGLSSLPGFYFLALPLAVGLGVHLVSAVGDQSSDLQATLKAAFITAPIFYGRSLAIFPITLTTSVTAQRHRCYKSSKGNREKLGARLYRLGLAYLAFTTPLAYSVFYNIAATASYVAGTLRSTLDWLSVFPSLSSALESVLLLPYHAWKMLGFSGGSFQEWEQVFAFVHSVQNERQRMALKVLGIHDDATPEEIHKSYRELVKLWHPDHNRHRAEEAERRFIEVQAAYELLTQMRKPKPT; encoded by the exons ATGATGGCCAAGCGGCTTCTGGTGGCTATTGCCCTCTGGGCCCTGGGAGGCCCTTCTGGGCTTCATCATCTCTACCTGGGCCGGGATAACCATGCCCTATTGTGGATGCTGACTTTGGGCGGGTTTGGGATGGGGTGGCTCTGGGAGCTGTGGCTGCTGCCGGGTTGGGTGGCGCAGGCCAATCGCACCTTGGAACTGCCCAGAGATGGACCTCCACCTTTCAGCCCTGTGCGCTTCCTAGGCCAAGCCTCAGTAGGCATCTACTTTGGTTTGGTGGCCCTGATGGGTCTCTCAAGCCTCCCTGGTTTTTACTTCCTGGCTCTCCCCCTGGCGGTGGGACTCGGAGTTCACCTGGTGTCCGCAGTGGGTGACCAATCCTCTGATCTCCAAGCTACTTTAAAGGCGGCCTTCATAACTGCACCAATCTTCTATGGCCGCTCTCTGGCCATCTTCCCCATCACTCTCACAACTAGTGTCACAGCCCAGCGACACCGGTGCTATAAATCCAGCAAGGGCAACAGGGAGAAGCTTGGTGCCCGACTGTACCGACTGGGCCTAGCCTACCTTGCTTTCACTACACCTTTGGCATACTCTGTCTTCTACAACATAGCGGCCACTGCCAGCTACGTAGCCGGCACTCTTAGATCCACGCTGGATTGGCTCAGTGTGTTCCCATCCTTGAGCAGCGCGCTGGAATCGGTGCTCCTCCTGCCCTACCATGCTTGGAAGATGTTGGGCTTCAGCGGTGGCTCCTTCCAGGAGTGGGAGCAAGTTTTTGCCTTTGTGCACTCGGTCCAGAACGAGAGGCAGCGGATGGCATTGAAG GTCTTAGGAATCCATGACGATGCCACACCTGAAGAAATCCACAAAAGCTACCGGGAGCTGGTGAAGCTTTGGCATCCAGATCACAATCGGCACCGGGCGGAAGAGGCAGAGAGACGTTTCATTGAGGTACAAGCTGCCTACGAGCTCCTCACACAGATGAGGAAGCCAAAGCCGACATGA